One region of Halomonas huangheensis genomic DNA includes:
- a CDS encoding TRAP transporter substrate-binding protein: MKSLPIIVLAVTASLTFSAASANTITLRVGHSANASEPYHLGLQRFAEIVSEETNGEVEVEIFPNSQLGSEREMIEGLYLGTIDITVPTNGVVTNFVGDLSIFDLPFLFDDREHMYRAIDGEVGEQLSLAMQEKGIRLLGFYEAGIRHIVTDYPVNSIDDIQGKSIRTMKIPAHVASFNAFGANATPLAYNELYSALEAGVVDGAEAAYTNYESQRFYEVAPYLADVSWTALVADLIMSEEQFQSFPKHIQDALLKAGYESAQYERQLYAESDAQLKQKVIEQGATITEPDVDPFREAAQSVYEEFADTEEEQHLLQLINQAR, translated from the coding sequence ATGAAATCACTACCCATAATTGTCCTCGCAGTTACAGCATCCCTGACATTCTCGGCGGCTTCAGCAAACACAATTACACTTCGCGTAGGTCATTCTGCCAACGCTTCGGAGCCCTATCATCTGGGCCTTCAGCGCTTCGCGGAAATCGTGAGTGAAGAAACCAACGGCGAAGTAGAAGTGGAAATTTTCCCTAACAGCCAATTAGGCAGTGAACGGGAAATGATTGAAGGTTTATATTTGGGAACGATCGACATTACTGTTCCTACAAATGGCGTAGTCACCAATTTTGTTGGCGATCTATCAATTTTTGATCTTCCCTTTCTTTTTGATGATCGTGAGCACATGTACCGTGCGATAGATGGCGAAGTAGGAGAACAGCTTTCCCTAGCTATGCAGGAAAAGGGCATCCGTCTCTTGGGATTCTATGAAGCCGGAATACGCCACATCGTAACGGACTATCCGGTGAATAGTATCGATGATATCCAGGGAAAAAGCATTCGAACGATGAAGATTCCTGCGCATGTTGCATCGTTCAATGCATTTGGTGCAAACGCCACCCCTCTCGCCTACAACGAACTCTACTCCGCTCTTGAAGCAGGTGTAGTAGATGGCGCAGAGGCTGCCTATACCAACTACGAATCTCAGCGCTTTTACGAAGTTGCACCTTACCTTGCCGATGTAAGCTGGACAGCATTGGTGGCGGATCTAATCATGTCTGAAGAGCAGTTTCAGAGCTTTCCCAAGCACATTCAGGACGCTCTTCTGAAAGCGGGTTATGAATCTGCGCAATATGAACGCCAACTCTATGCCGAGAGTGATGCACAGCTCAAGCAGAAAGTCATTGAGCAAGGTGCAACCATCACTGAGCCGGATGTCGACCCTTTCCGGGAGGCTGCGCAGAGTGTCTATGAAGAATTCGCGGATACCGAAGAAGAGCAACATCTTCTGCAGCTGATAAACCAGGCCCGTTGA